CCCATCAGACAATAAAACAAGGATGGGAAATTTTTTCAAAATCTTCATATCAACCGGCCTTTAAGGCCGTACCGCATTTCCTAAATACAGTTTTAGAGAAGGAAAATTCTATGACTGTATTTTTGATGGCGGTTGCCTATGGCATTTTTAAAACGGGTGGTTTCATTTTATTAGTGGTGAAGGGCTATCAGGGCTGGACCTGGTTCTTCAAGAACTATGACGACCTTCCCCATATCTATCGCTCACGCTGGCGATACCAGAGGCGATTCATTTTTAGACGCATCTGGAAGCGTATCTTCAATCACTGATAATGTTATCGAGCGGCATCCCGAGCCCAGCCAGGCAGCACAGGCAGCACCAAGTGGTGAACACCATCCGGGTCTGGCCGGATTTCCATTTGCGGATGGTGCGTTCGTCCACATCCAGCCGGTTGGCCAGTTGGATGTCAGTCAGGGGGATCAGCCCCCGAACCAGAACGATTTCGTGTGCTGAGGGTGCCTGCCAGTGTTCTCCGCTGACCAGTGTGTACCCGTTGAATGTTTCGGCCTCGATCAGCCCGTACAGGTACTGTTGATTTTCAGCGTTCATTGTGGCCTTATCAGGAATTCCGTGGAATAAGGAGCGACCTGACATCCACAGTGGCATCTTCCGTCTCGTCGTTTTCACTACCCTGTGTCAGCTCATCAATATACTGGCGAATTTGCGCTGTCTGTTCCAGGTAGCGACACAACTGGAGGGCAATTTTTACTCTGTCATCGGATAACTTACGCCCCCGGAATGCATCTGACCGAAGCTCTACAGGCGTTTGAGATGAGTATTTCTTGTGGTAGATGCTCATCACCTCATTGTGCAGCTTGGCAAAACTCATATTGTTTTTCAGGTGCAAATCATTACTGTAAATGTCCCAGGCAGTGTCTAGGTCATTTTGTGTAAGTAATATCCAGCCATAAAGAGTCTTGCTTTTATCTATTTCACCATGGTACACGTTGCCACAGCTGTCAGCATAGATGTACTCTCTGAGCAGCGTTCTGAGCCGTTCTTCCAGAAGACCGAGTTTAGTTCGTAGCTGCTTCTGGACATTGTCAATCTTGTTATGGATGGCCAGATTCAGTGTGAGCATATAGAAAAACAGATTGATATGGGCCTCGGTGACGGCGTTAAAACGACGTTCCGCCTCCCCATCCGGCAGATTTTTTATACCCAGTTCTGTTGATAGACGGTTTCCGTGGTGCTCCAGTACCGCATAGAGCCTTGTTCCATGATGTTTCACCGCACGGAGTTCGTCCTCGGATGGCATTTCGAAACACCCATCATACAGATCGATAAACTGCTGATAGGTTATGCCGGCATTTTCAAATCGCTCATCTCTGATGGCGTCCAGTATCCGTGTTACCTGCTGACGGACTTCCCACTGAAAGGCTTCCACATCAACATCATTGTAGATGAGGGTGTTCGACTGCATCGCTATCAGGTAGGTGGGGAGCATTTCCGGCACACGCTGGTTGGAAATGAGCCTGCCGGTGCTTGTCTCCCTGATCGGCTGACGTGGCTGTTCCTTAACAGCCTCTCCGGAAGCAAGTTTCCTCTCAATATCAGACCGCTTGTGTAATTCGCTGGCCATTCTTATCTCCATCTGTGTGCAATCAAAGTCGTGTAATTAAAGCTTATAGCCCTTCCCCACGCAAAATTTCCGCTTATGGCTTTTTTCGGATCTCCGAAGAAGAAAAGGATTATTCCCTTTAACGCAACAAAATCACGGCATTGTGCCAGAAAATGGATTAATGCAATTTATTTCACAGTAACAGCTAATAATTACAGATTCAGGGAAAACAATGGTAAAGCAAAAACGCTTTACATAAAAGGTAAAGCAGATATGCTACGCGAAAATGTAAAGCAATAATGCTTTACGGTGAATGTCCGTAAGAGGAACACGACTATGCCGTTAGCCATGATTAACGCCCGCTTGGATGCGGCGCTGAAAGAACGCGTCGATCCGAAAGTTCAGCAACTGGGGTTCTCGGCCACCCAGGTCATCACCGCGCTCTATCAGTTTATCGACCAGAATGACCGCTTGCCATTTGTGATAGAAAACCGGGTCTATCGGCCAGAAGAGGCGCTGCAGAATACTCTCGATGGTCTGCTGGCTGCCCGGCCACACTTGGCGGAAATAGCCCGGCAACTGAGCGAGGATACGCTGACAGAAGAAGCCCGCCAGAAATACTGTCAGGCGCTGGCCATCGATATTGGTATGATCAAAGACAACATGCGTCTGTACGACGGGAACGGGCGTGCGGGTGAACATCTGCAGCACTACGTACAGTCTTCGCTCGCCGAAGCCTACCTGGCGCTGACTGTCTGCCACAGCATCCTGGAGGATGATCCGAACCGCTATGGACAAACCCTGTTTCTGAAAAAAGAAAAAGTCTTTGCTGAAGCACTGGAAAGGGCTGAAAAACGCATGACCGAGATAGGTCTCCACCAGTCCGGGGGCGTGATTGCGTCCTGTACCCATGAGGGTACACACTGTACGGTCGAGGTTTACCAGCCGGAGGGATACCAGTATGGTACCTGGCAGATCCGCGCGATGCTGAAACCCGGCCGCAAAGGGCAGCCCTTGCCCGCGGCACTGAACTGGCAGGGCTTTGCGTTCCCGAAAATACCGGCTCATATTTTTAATGTGGCCAGCCCATACAGCACGCCGGTGAGTGGCAAGCACGGCATCGAGATCGGCTTCCAGTTCGTGGAAGGGTACGCCTTCTTCCACCTATACTCGAACGGCACGGCTGAGGAAAAAAATGCCGTCAAAGCTGACGAGCTGGCCAGCAGGCTCTGTAAGTTTGTGGATCAGGAATTGACAAAGATCATTGTCGCCTGAACCATTTGCCACCGCTGGTGTGGTCGGAATTCTGAAAGAAAAAAGCCACCCGTAAAGAGTGGCTTCCTGAATATGAGGCCCTGAGCCTTCCCGGGACTGAGCCACTGACGGAAGGGAGAGCCGTTTTTTTCGGTGACATCCCCCGCATGGCGGCAGATGCTTTAAATAGGGTATAAATGAATTTTAACGCAATGAACAAGAGATTTCCAGACCTATGCGTATAGACCGACGTCTTGGCAGGGACGCACTCACCGAGCGTCAGCTCTATTTTACGGAATGCTGGTCCAACTTCTGCCATAAAAACAGTCCGGACACGGATCGTGTCGGATACAGCAATACACTCAGCACCATCCGGGAACTGCTGTTTCTTTACGACATGGAAGATCGTTTTAGTGCTGATAAAAAAAGACTCCGGGTGGCCACTGAACTGCTCGAGCTGCTCGAGACCGATCCGGTTCTCAGGAGAGCCGCATTTGACGGCATTCCCGCTCAGCTGACAAGTCTTCTGGACCGGGATCTGTTGGTTGATCCCACGCGCAGTCCGGTGGAGAAGCGACAGCGTCTCATCTGTAGCCTCTGTGTGCAGTTGGCGGACATCACCGAGGCTCTATATGTCACCGAGGCCCTTGAGATGCTTGAACAGGAGCTGTTTACGGAACAGCAACTGGAAGAGATCAATGCGCAGGAGATTTATGCGCTCACAAACGGAATAATGAGTGTTCTTCTCACCCGGGGAATGACGCTCACGGAATGTTACCTGCTGTACATCAATATTTTTCGAAATGTAAGTTCTGAGCCAGACGGTTTCCGAGCCGCCTTTCATTCGTTTCGGCAGAAACTGGTAACTCCGACCAGGAACATCACGGTCCGGATGTTTATTACCAGTGAGAAACTGCACACCTTGCTTAACACGCAGGGACCCACGCTGCAGTTTAACGGATGTGTGTTCCGACCACTTGATGATGCCCGGTCACGCTTTTCCCTTTCTGTCGACATCCCGGTCTGCTCAATGTCTGACACATCAGCGCGTAATATGGCCGGCCAGATGCTCCGTGAATCACTGGATGTGATTGCCTACATGGCGGGTAAAGGGGATATCAACGTCCAGAAGCCGTTCATCATCATTCGGGGGGAGGGAGAAACAGAAGTGGCACGCTTTGATAATGAAATCGAGGCAAATGCGGACCGGTTAACGGACGAGGAATTTGCGCGCTTTATGGTTGCGATGGATCGGCTGTTTACTGATACACCGGACGTGTCCCGTAAAAAAATCAGCTCCGCGTTTCGGTTTTTCCGTAATGGTATTGAGAGTCAGGTCCTGGAGAGCCGTTTCACCGCTTACTGGTCTGCACTTGAATCATTAACCTTAGGGGTGGCGCCCGGCACGCCGTCACATGAACAGCATGTCATCAGCGTTGTGGTCCCCTGTATGGTGCTGGATTATATTGTTAAACAGCTGTTTTCGCTGCGCCAGGTGCTCCGATTTATCCTGCGGGAGCCGGCTCACCCCTTACGCGCAGAGGAAGTTGCCTCACTTCCGCTGGGCCAGCTTTACGCACTTCTGAAAGATGCGGGCCGTGCCCGTGAACTGCAGGTCGATTTGCAGCGCTACCCCTATGTCATGTACAGGGTGCAGAAGCTTGCGGGGATCTGCGTGTCCCCCGACAAAATGGCGGATAAATTGGAGCAGCATGCCGAGAAAGTCACCCGGCATCTTCACCGCCTGTACATGCTGAGAAACACCATTGTGCACAACGCGGGTACCAGCCCACACATTGATCTACTGACGGTAAACCTTGAACACTATCTGCGGGCAACCATTAGCGCGTTGTTTAATATTGTGGTGATCCACCCTACAGTCAGTACCGCTGAGGAAGCATTTACTCGGTGCCAGTTCACAGCTGAGTCGGTTTTCAGGGAATTGAATCCTTTTTATGGGATCACTGAAAAGAAAGCAGTCGCAGCCATTGAGAAACAACTGAATGAGGGGACGATATCCCGTAGCGACACCCGTCTGATTGCGTGGCTGAATGCACATCACTGATACGCAGGCATACTGGTGGTGTGATCAACGGCCGGGTAGAAGCCGCTGGTAAGACCGAACCGAGCCGCGATACTGGAAAAGACGCAGAGGCCGCAGTTTGATCTCTGCATCATTCATTCGGATGTTCTGGCTGTCAGAACCTCAGTGGCGCGTGGGTACCGCTCTTCGGTCGCGGGTGCCATAAGGGCGACTTTATCCTTCAGCTAAGAATACGTTCATACCGCGAACGGAACGCTTTTTCCCCTCCCTCCATTTGCCGGCATATCAGTGCCTTCAGCGGCGCTTCCTGTAGTGCACCGCAGAGTCCCGGATACAGGCCAGCCCGATCGTGCTGCATACTGATAACGTATTCTGCATCGCCGTTAACCACGATAGGGGCAGAGTGCGATACGATAATTAGCTGCCGACGTTTCTTGTTCAACATAATGGCAGGGATCACGCTCATGCTCAGCATTAGACAGTCTAGGTCATCCTCGGGTTGATCCAACAGAAGCGGATCGGTGCCATATGATAAAAGGAACTGCAACATGCTCGCGCCCTTTTGTCCTGGAGAGGCAGAGGAAATATCTTCCATCTGCCCCCCTGGTGCCCGGTATCGGATGTGGATGCCGTCATCGGGATACCAGCATTGCAGCGCATCCATCTGCTGGTCATTCAGACTTCTGAGTCGATTCCGGAAAGCACCGTGCAGTCCTGCGCCCGCCCCTGGAGCTTCTTGGCGGATATTCTGATGCAGCGCTTTCAGCTCGTCCAGCGCCCTGTATTTATTCTCTGTCGCAGCAGGCAACGGGCTGAATGGACGCTGGCTGACAAAGTTGTGCAATAGTCCACTCCCGTCTCCGTTATCGTAGATACGTTCGCCAAAGTTACCGATCCCGGTTACTGCCTGGTAACCCGATACAATGTCTTCATGCGGTGCACAAAGGGGAAGGATTTTGATTTCCAGAGCGCTAAGCGACAGGGAAGACAGAAACGCTTTCCGATTATTTGTCAGTGCCATTCGGTGGGCACGCATTTCAGCCAGCAACTGCTCAGACCGTGCAACTGAGGCAGAGATCGCCCCGTCAAGGCCCTCGTAATTTATCAACTCATTTTGCAGCGACTCACAGCGCGCCATCAGTACGTTGAGGACATTAGGATCCAGTCCCTGAGCCCGCAGGGCAACAGCTTCACTTTCTACTACAGCTTCCTGGCCACTCACTGCTGTTCCGAGAGCAGTGAAAGCTTGTTCTTTCCTGATGTCGCCGAGCTCTGCAGCACATTCTGACAGGAGAGCGTTGAGCCGTTGATCGCACTGCTGTTGAACATACGACAGGCGCACCATAAATTCCGTCAGTGCGTCGGAAGGCTCCGGCGGGGTAATGGGTATTTGCTGCGTTTCTGCCGCCAGAGCCTGAAGGGCTGCAATATGCCGCTCATAGTGTTCCAAGGGTAAGGTTGCCGCAGAGAGTTCGCCCCTGGCCAGGGCCAGCTGGCTGCAGACTGGGTAATAGGCGCTTGACTGCAATTGGCTGACGGCACGCTTAGCATCGGATAATTCCCCCAGCAGCGAGCCCGCACTCACCTGCTTGGCACGAAGGCCCCGCAGTGTGATTTGTTCATTCAGATATCCCCTTTCCAGTTGATCCCAGCTCTCTTTCCACGCCCGTTTGTTCACCACCGGACTATCGTCACAGACACGCAGAAATGCGCCAGTGTCCGACGCCAGCTCATAGAGCATTTTCTGGCTGTAGATCGAGAGTGGAAAACGATCGGCCGACCAGTGGCTGTCAGATACCCACTCACCGTCGCTGAGGGTATATAGTTCATGGTTACCACCAGGTCGCCAACTGAGTCTGAAATCTGTACCCTCTTTGCGGAACACACATTCGATGAAGGAATCCTCTACCATTCCGGACTCACTGAACTGGTTCAAATTTCGACTCTGGACTGTAGTCAGTCCCTCGGTCTTGCGCATCGCAAGACGAATACTTTCGATGAGCGTGGACTTACCGCTACCCCGGGAGCCAATAACGGCGTTATAAAACGGACTGAATTCCACTAATGCCGCGTCCTGATCCGCAGGTCGACAGTGACGGGTTCTGAACTTCAGGCTGCGCAAATGCAAAGCCGGTTCCTTTGGTGGGGGCTGATCGAAGAGCACGCAGTTTTCCGAATCCAGCAGTGCATGCCTGAGGCCGTCAAAGTCAGGAGACGACATCTTCAGCCAGCAGGTACGAATGCCAGCTTGTTCAGGATGGTGCGCATCGGAGCCCCGGAGTTTCGGCAAGTTTTCAATCAGCCTTCGATGAGTACCGTCGGTAATGTCCTCGACCCTATGCCGAATCTCGACAGCGTGGGGATTTGCCTCAAAGGCCGCGTTCAGCTCTTCCTGATTAGTCAGGCTTTGCAGGGCGCCTTTGGCCGCATCAATGTGTGCAAGAATACAGATAGCCTCTGGATTACGGCGGATATTACTGATGATGCCTGCAGGTCCCAACTGAAGCACAAGCTGGTGATTAAGGGCATCACGCGGAATGGGGGAGTTGTTGTTGCACTGGGCCAGAAGTCTTTCGACATCGGTACTGGTACTGTGCGTGTGCAGCACCGCTAGGATATGGACGTTTCCGGTTGCCGTCAGCTCCACTCCAGGGAAAAGCGTCAATGGCCGAAAGTCAGGAAGATCGCTGGTACTGGCATCCTGAGACATTTGAGCCAGCTCATTTTTTAACGTGTCAATCCAGGATCCACTATTATGATCGCTGATGATAACGCAGTCGACCTGCTGCCGCATGTAAGCAAGAAGCCACTCTCGGGGGGTAATATTCGGAACTCTGTAATCATCTGAGGCCGGGGTATGATTATGAAAATCAAATTTGTACCAGCGTGATCCTACCGTCATTGTTCCATTCCCATGTCATTCCAGCAGTCCCTCAACTATAGATGCATTCATATGTAAGTGCTGAAACATTTCGTCATAAAGTCTCAGGTTATTATGTTCCCTCAGCCTCAGCCCCTGGATATCCCCCCACACACCATCAAAGCAGTTGGTAATATTTGGGGCTCCCACGCAAGCTGTAGCTTCTCGCTGGCTGCGGCCTATAGCTCCGCACCTAAATCGCTTGGCAGAGAATGACAATCCGATGGTATTCTTCGTATTACACATTTTATATGTACGTGTTATACGATATGTATTCATTGTGAGCGGCGCGAATGCGCTTCCGGGCTACGAGAAGGGAAATTAGAACAAAAAGAGGAGTTAAGGTATGTCAAAACTACCTATAGAGTGTGTTGGCGATTTTCTAAAAATAATTAATGAAATATCTAAGAAGAGTAATGATGCACAACTTTATTTTAGAGGGCAATCAGATGCATCTTGGGGTATTGATTCTTCGTTGAGTCGCTTACTCAATGATAGTGATATCCGGCCCTATGCGGCCGACGGTAAGTCTCCTGAGTGGCAGGGCGGGATTCCACTTTGCTTAAAACGCATACAATTCAAGAAATTTGATAATACCCATATATTAATAACCTTTTATCAATCGGTAATTATGTATCTGACGTGCATTCTTTGAACTGAAATCGTATCTATTTTGAGCATAATAACCACACAAAGTGAGTTAGATCTCGCCCTGCCTGAGTGGGGGCTTAAAGTTTCTCGAAGTAGATTGGCTGCAGATTTATTTGATAGCTTTAAAGACAAGTTTGTTCTTTATTCTGATACAAAAATAATAAAAGATTATGTTCTTAATGATATTGATCTTCATGTTATGGCTCAGCATTATCAGTTGCCTACAAGGGTGGTTGATATTACCAGAAACCCCCTTATTTCCCTTTATTTTGCCACGGAGAAATGTGAGGAAGGTAAAGATGTCTCTGTTTTTATATTAAAGGATGGTTTTGAAACAATATCGAGTAGGTTATTTTTAAAAAAATCCAAGAGGCAAAAAGTACGTATGGTAGCTTTTTTGAGTTAATTATTGATCATGTTGATACTACTCTTTCTTTTTATAAGGATGAATTGATTGAAAATATAAAAAAACATGAATTTATTCACTCATCTTCTAATGGGGCTTTATTTTTATGTGGTTGTAAAATGCACCCTGTAGACTTAAGGTCTTTATGTTTTAATTGGGGGGTGATCGTAATGATATTTTTCTAAAGTTGAAGGAAATAGCATTTGAAAATGGTTTTAATTATGGTCAGTCACATGCTTTAATTGAGCTTTTTAATAATAAGCTTCAGGTTATAGAGCCTTTGCCTATTAACCAGAGAGTAAAAAATCAACAAGGTCTTTTGTTGTTTTCACCATCTATTGATGAGCCGGTTTTTTCAAAAAATTTCTTTTCTGAGCTAAATACAATTGATGGAATTGAAATGAGTGAACAGCTAGACCAGAATGCTGCATGTTATAAAGTAGTCATTAGTTATCAGTTTGTGGATGCGATAAGGAAGGAGCTTGAACGCTACGGAATTAGTCGTGATTTTATTTACCCTGAACTTCAGAATTTCACCGATTACATGAAAGGGAAAATTATAAATAAATACCTTAATTAAGGTTTGTTATTGATTTTTATAACCCAAAATAGTAACTCTATTGTTATCCACATATCCACATATCCACATATCCACGGACAAATAAGCCAGTGAGTCAGCGCCCACCAAAGGCGATGGCGAACGGAAGCGGTCGGCGAGTGCCGAGCCGACTTTGTCGGTGGGTATGTGGGTAACTATTTGACGATCTCGAATTGCGTTGTTAGTATCATTTTCGCTGTACCATCGTCCACTCGGACGATCACCAATGATCCGTCAGCCTGTGAGGATCGCCTTCGGGTGGCTGTAAACACTTCTGTAGCCTGCAAGGAAGAACACGCTCAGTTGCGTGTGGTAAATCTGCCAGCCTTTGGAAGCAGATATCACCAGGTAGTCTAAACGCCGTTGCGAGCGTGGTGATGAAGGTCCGTTTATCCACTCAAATACTGGCTCGTCTTAGCGAGAGCAGCCCGATAGCTTCAGCAACAATTTGATGTTGTTCGGAGTTTTCTGTTTTACGCACGATTCAAGAT
This genomic interval from Pectobacterium aquaticum contains the following:
- a CDS encoding korC produces the protein MNAENQQYLYGLIEAETFNGYTLVSGEHWQAPSAHEIVLVRGLIPLTDIQLANRLDVDERTIRKWKSGQTRMVFTTWCCLCCLAGLGMPLDNIISD
- a CDS encoding type II toxin-antitoxin system RelB/DinJ family antitoxin, which codes for MPLAMINARLDAALKERVDPKVQQLGFSATQVITALYQFIDQNDRLPFVIENRVYRPEEALQNTLDGLLAARPHLAEIARQLSEDTLTEEARQKYCQALAIDIGMIKDNMRLYDGNGRAGEHLQHYVQSSLAEAYLALTVCHSILEDDPNRYGQTLFLKKEKVFAEALERAEKRMTEIGLHQSGGVIASCTHEGTHCTVEVYQPEGYQYGTWQIRAMLKPGRKGQPLPAALNWQGFAFPKIPAHIFNVASPYSTPVSGKHGIEIGFQFVEGYAFFHLYSNGTAEEKNAVKADELASRLCKFVDQELTKIIVA
- the ppl gene encoding anti-phage protein Ppl codes for the protein MTVGSRWYKFDFHNHTPASDDYRVPNITPREWLLAYMRQQVDCVIISDHNSGSWIDTLKNELAQMSQDASTSDLPDFRPLTLFPGVELTATGNVHILAVLHTHSTSTDVERLLAQCNNNSPIPRDALNHQLVLQLGPAGIISNIRRNPEAICILAHIDAAKGALQSLTNQEELNAAFEANPHAVEIRHRVEDITDGTHRRLIENLPKLRGSDAHHPEQAGIRTCWLKMSSPDFDGLRHALLDSENCVLFDQPPPKEPALHLRSLKFRTRHCRPADQDAALVEFSPFYNAVIGSRGSGKSTLIESIRLAMRKTEGLTTVQSRNLNQFSESGMVEDSFIECVFRKEGTDFRLSWRPGGNHELYTLSDGEWVSDSHWSADRFPLSIYSQKMLYELASDTGAFLRVCDDSPVVNKRAWKESWDQLERGYLNEQITLRGLRAKQVSAGSLLGELSDAKRAVSQLQSSAYYPVCSQLALARGELSAATLPLEHYERHIAALQALAAETQQIPITPPEPSDALTEFMVRLSYVQQQCDQRLNALLSECAAELGDIRKEQAFTALGTAVSGQEAVVESEAVALRAQGLDPNVLNVLMARCESLQNELINYEGLDGAISASVARSEQLLAEMRAHRMALTNNRKAFLSSLSLSALEIKILPLCAPHEDIVSGYQAVTGIGNFGERIYDNGDGSGLLHNFVSQRPFSPLPAATENKYRALDELKALHQNIRQEAPGAGAGLHGAFRNRLRSLNDQQMDALQCWYPDDGIHIRYRAPGGQMEDISSASPGQKGASMLQFLLSYGTDPLLLDQPEDDLDCLMLSMSVIPAIMLNKKRRQLIIVSHSAPIVVNGDAEYVISMQHDRAGLYPGLCGALQEAPLKALICRQMEGGEKAFRSRYERILS
- a CDS encoding FRG domain-containing protein encodes the protein MSIITTQSELDLALPEWGLKVSRSRLAADLFDSFKDKFVLYSDTKIIKDYVLNDIDLHVMAQHYQLPTRVVDITRNPLISLYFATEKCEEGKDVSVFILKDGFETISSRLFLKKSKRQKVRMVAFLS